In a single window of the Cervus elaphus chromosome 1, mCerEla1.1, whole genome shotgun sequence genome:
- the DDI1 gene encoding protein DDI1 homolog 1: MLLTVYCVRRDLSEATFSLQVRPDFELQDFRVLCELESGIPAEETQIVYMERLLVDDYCSLGAYGLKDGDMVILLQKEAARPRSPGLAAGLSRVEPAGPALPGTSGSRPHQRAQSAQHSGRRGSGEKAGPGQGLDSPALVRSMLLSSPHDLSLLKERNPALAEALLSGSLESFSQVLMEQQRERALRQQERLRLFSADPFDLEAQAKIEEEIRQQNIEENMSIAMEEAPESFGQVAMLYINCRVNGHPLKAFVDSGAQMTIMNQVCAERCNIIRLVDRRWAGVAKGVGTQRILGRVHLAQIQIEGDFLQCSFSILEEQPMDMLLGLDMLRRHQCSIDLKRNVLVIGTTGTQTSFLPEGELPPCAKLVSGTGPEESSDKEIANAIKHSAMDSGWKKH; the protein is encoded by the coding sequence ATGCTGCTCACGGTCTACTGCGTGAGGAGGGACCTCTCCGAGGCCACCTTCTCCCTGCAGGTCAGGCCTGACTTTGAGCTTCAAGACTTCCGTGTGCTCTGCGAGCTGGAGTCGGGCATCCCCGCCGAGGAGACCCAGATCGTCTACATGGAGCGGCTCCTTGTCGACGACTACTGCTCCCTGGGCGCCTACGGCCTCAAGGACGGCGACATGGTCATTTTACTGCAGAAGGAGGCCGCGCGGCCGCGCTCCCCCGGGCTGGCGGCGGGCCTCTCCCGCGTGGAGCCAGCGGGGCCCGCCCTGCCGGGGACGTCCGGCTCCCGGCCGCACCAGCGCGCCCAGTCGGCCCAGCACTCCGGCCGCCGCGGCTCTGGGGAGAAGGCGGGCCCGGGTCAAGGGCTGGACAGCCCGGCCCTGGTCCGCAGCATGCTGCTGTCCAGCCCGCACGACCTGTCCCTGCTGAAGGAGCGCAACCCCGCCCTGGCCGAAGCGCTGCTCAGCGGAAGCCTGGAGAGCTTCTCCCAGGTCCTGATGGAGCAGCAACGCGAGAGGGCGCTGAGACAGCAAGAGCGACTGCGCCTCTTCTCGGCTGACCCGTTCGATCTGGAGGCCCAGGCCAAGATCGAGGAGGAGATCCGGCAGCAGAACATCGAGGAGAACATGAGCATAGCCATGGAAGAGGCGCCGGAGAGCTTCGGCCAGGTGGCCATGCTCTACATCAACTGCAGAGTCAACGGGCATCCTCTGAAGGCCTTCGTCGACTCGGGGGCCCAGATGACTATCATGAACCAAGTCTGTGCCGAGAGGTGCAACATCATACGGCTGGTGGATCGGCGGTGGGCTGGGGTCGCTAAAGGCGTGGGCACGCAGCGAATCCTCGGGCGAGTCCACCTAGCGCAGATTCAGATCGAAGGCGACTTCTTACAATGCTCTTTCTCTATACTGGAGGAGCAGCCCATGGACATGCTTCTCGGGCTGGATATGCTCAGGAGACATCAGTGTTCCATCGACCTCAAGAGAAACGTGCTGGTGATCGGCACAACGGGCACACAgacctccttccttcctgaggGAGAGTTACCTCCGTGTGCTAAGTTGGTAAGTGGCACGGGGCCAGAGGAGTCTTCAGATAAGGAAATAGCAAATGCTATTAAACATTCAGCCATGGATTCAGGGTGGAAAAAGCATTGA